Proteins from a single region of Carassius gibelio isolate Cgi1373 ecotype wild population from Czech Republic chromosome B15, carGib1.2-hapl.c, whole genome shotgun sequence:
- the col4a3 gene encoding collagen alpha-5(IV) chain, which yields MDSCLILRATLFGIMLLGLVTPAQTKAGCVCSGKSGCSCEGIKGQKGEMGMPGLPGAKGFQGHRGKEGHPGPPGENGNIGFPGRPGPKGSRGVFGTPGFSGPPGLPGFPGKEGPRGPHGLPGCNGTKGEPGPPGLTGPMGAPGCPGTPGIQGPKGDSFYQPPSPQVKGHCGLPGRDGDKGYPGLPGMPGPPGPEGPRGFPGIDGFPGPQGEKGLEGRSMVIPGPQGQKGERGPPGVPGQKGVKLFASGPKEPKGDTGDPGDIGCPGPAGPCGRSGPKGKKGEIGQPGGPGKPGKDGLTGETGPKGIPGDRGYPGVTGIAGGKGLKGDPGAPGAPGEFIVIDNAIKGQKGFPGPPGLPGLPGSEGFIGIPGYTGPPGQGIPGPKGKPGPPGFRGVKGERGDPAPNSIGPKGQDGIPGKQGPPGDPGPPGIPKVNTLLGEKGFKGHGGITGPPGLRGVAGTPGDQGEVCSLCAASIADPGPPGQHGDSGDPGKQGVGGNPGNKGFQGFKGPDGPPGPPGYLGPPGPPGAPGPKGDLDIRNVLGDKGQKGNCGAEGQLGINGQDGRPGTPGFKGPPGAKGYPSPAGPKGNQGDPGICGEPGCPGPMGSQGLMGIGRPGAPGQKGCMGPVGLQGNPGEPGEKGSPGPVHMTPGNRGEPGLPGPPGQQGLPGNDGCPGTQGLPGLSGLKGEKGPSMPGAPGFTGPKGDKGVKGKQGPSCIGSVGRPGPPGPPGNPGPKGEISFGSPGPKGRRGFPGDEGCLGQPGISGPPGLPGCSGQRGRDGPPGENGVRGPDGLPGVAGISGCCTPGAKGDEGPLGIKGLDGPSGLPGPKGPQGEPGPPGQGVPGIRGETGIPGLIGDAGLVGIRGSKGFQGRDGSPGFPGMRGDEGIPGLTGLPGEDGNPGPPGFQGPKGLMGRNGVEGNVGTPGNPGDRGDCGPKGLESRVMCPGDPGDCGLPGLLGLTGAKGELGLPGNYGQCGKNGVPGRPGPPGPPGEAGQNGLPGNRGQDGCFGDPGVMGFPGVKGLKGLPGVRGETGTPGVQGPIGPKGIKGEPSPPVMGPPGQPGQKGEPGCPGHRGERGERGICGMSGPPGLSGASGERGEPGVPGVPGLPGAPGDEGLNGLSGPPGCEGPCGPPGVPGSAGDPGPPGLRGDQGKDGFPGPAGDKGDRGCPAVGAPGPPGLKGSKGSKGCSGPPGPCGPPGPCGPAGDIGLPGQLGKMGPPGFPGPPGACISGPKGEQGPNGLPGLQGLRGPRGPAGDPGPGVKGDKGNIGPQGLVGSPGCVGDRGVPGLRGKNGDPGFKGPKGDMGPLGNAGPVGQKGKCGPIGPPGLKGCKGMYGTKGPKGCDVVAQVMTLQGDPGFPGQVGGKGEPGERGPKGLQGPKGKKGQIGSRGADGVVGQNGTRGPKGDTGPKGIKGFPGLSGEVGPKGSQGPPGMKDGFHFTKHSQKTSMPDCPPGLTLLYSGYSLLFINGNKRAHGQDLGTMGSCLQVFSTMPFLVCNPNNTCQYAFRNDYSYWLSTDTPKSPDMDLISGGLLADYISRCSVCEAPTNVIAVHSQTTEIPECPRGWLSLWKGYSFVMQTGAGAEGSGQPLISPGSCLEEFREIPFIECHGRGTCNFYPDSLSFWLAALDGSRMFSTPTPQPVKQEDISRCRVCMKQ from the exons GGGTTCCCTGGAAAAGAGGGGCCGAGGGGGCCTCATGGTCTCCCAGGATGCAATGGAACTAAG ggtGAGCCTGGTCCCCCAGGCTTAACAGGACCGATGGGAGCTCCTGGGTGTCCG GGAACGCCAGGAATCCAAGGACCTaag GGAGATAGCTTTTACCAGCCACCCTCTCCACAAGTGAAAGGACATTGTGGTTTACCAGGCAGAGATGGAGATAAA GGGTACCCGGGATTGCCAGGGATGCCAGGACCACCTGGACCAGAGGGGCCTAGAGGTTTTCCA GGAATAGACGGATTTCCTGGACCACAAGGAGAGAAG GGTCTAGAGGGTCGAAGCATGGTAATACCTGGACCCCAAGGTCAAAAG GGGGAGAGGGGACCACCTGGTGTACCAGGACAAAAAGGCGTAAAATTATTTGCATCAGGACCAAAAGAGCCTAAG GGTGACACTGGGGATCCTGGAGACATTGGATGTCCTGGCCCAGCT GGTCCTTGTGGTCGTTCTGGTCCTAAGGGGAAGAAAGGGGAAATTGGGCAACCAGGGGGTCCG GGGAAACCCGGAAAGGATGGGCTGACAGGAGAGACAGGCCCTAAG GGAATCCCTGGAGACAGAGGATATCCAGGAGTTACAGGAATAGCAGGGGGAAAG GGTCTAAAGGGTGACCCCGGTGCCCCTGGTGCCCCCGGAGAG ttcattGTAATAGATAATGCGATCAAAGGTCAGAAAGGGTTTCCTGGACCTCCAGGACTTCCTGGTCTACCAGGCAGTGAAG GTTTCATTGGAATTCCTGGATATACAGGTCCTCCAG GACAAGGCATACCAGGACCTAAAGGAAAACCAGGTCCCCCAGGATTCAGAGGTGTGAAAGGGGAAAGAGGAGATCCTGCTCCTAACAGCATAGGACCCAAAGGACAAGATGGCATACCAGGGAAACAAGGACCCCCTGGTGACCCGGGACCTCCAGGAATTCCAA AAGTTAACACCCTCCTGGGAGAAAAAGGGTTCAAGGGTCACGGAGGCATAACAGGCCCTCCGGGTCTGCGTGGAGTTGCTGGGACCCCAG GTGACCAAGGAGAGGTTTGCAGTCTTTGTGCTGCTTCTATTGCTGATCCTGGACCTCCAGGACAACATGGAGATTCAGGCGACCCCGGAAAGCAAG GAGTTGGAGGAAATCCAGGCAATAAAGGATTCCAAGGATTCAAAGGTCCAGATGGTCCACCTGGTCCTCCG GGTTACTTAGGTCCTCCAGGGCCTCCAGGGGCTCCAGGGCCCAAAGGAGACCTAGATATAAGAAATGTGCTTGGGGATAAAGGCCAGAAAGGAAACTGTGGTGCAGAAGGACAACTGGGGATAAATGGGCAAGATGGCAGGCCGGGCACCCCTGGCTTCAAAGGACCACCAGGAGCAAAAGGATATCCA AGTCCTGCAGGCCCTAAGGGCAACCAAGGAGATCCAGGGATTTGTGGGGAACCTGGATGCCCAGGTCCAATGGGCAGCCAAGGGTTAATGGGTATTGGGCGACCAGGGGCACCTGGACAGAAAGGATGTATGGGACCAGTTGGCCTGCAAGGAAATCCTGGAGAACCAG GTGAGAAAGGTTCTCCAGGTCCTGTACACATGACACCAGGAAACCGGGGTGAGCCTGGACTGCCTGGTCCACCTGGTCAACAAGGACTTCCAG GTAATGATGGTTGTCCAGGAACTCAAGGATTACCAGGATTAAGTGGGTTAAAAGGAGAGAAAGGACCATCAATGCCAGGAGCTCCTGGATTTACTGGTCCCAAAG GTGATAAGGGTGTGAAAGGGAAACAAGGTCCATCTTGTATTGGAAGTGTAGGCCGTCCTGGACCCCCAGGACCACCAGGAAATCCAGGTCCAAAG GGTGAAATATCATTTGGCTCCCCAGGGCCCAAGGGTCGACGGGGCTTTCCAGGAGATGAAGGGTGCCTTGGGCAACCAGGAATTTCTGGTCCCCCTGGATTACCAGGATGTTCGGGTCAAAGAGGAAGGGATGGACCACCAGGAGAAAATG GTGTGCGGGGTCCTGATGGTTTGCCTGGAGTGGCTGGCATTTCTGGATGCTGTACGCCAGGAGCCAAAGGCGATGAAGGGCCCTTAGGCATTAAAGGGCTAGATGGACCCAGTG GGCTGCCAGGGCCGAAGGGGCCACAAGGTGAACCTGGACCACCTGGACAGGGTGTACCTGGTATAAGAGGTGAGACTGGAATACCTGGACTAATCGGAGATGCTGGTTTGGTTGGTATCCGGGGATCAAAAGGTTTCCAAGGTCGGGATGGCTCACCAGGCTTTCCAG GTATGCGGGGAGATGAGGGAATTCCTGGATTGACTGGTCTGCCTGGAGAAGATGGAAATCCTGGACCACCGGGATTCCAGGGACCCAAAG GTTTAATGGGTAGGAATGGAGTGGAAGGTAACGTAGGAACACCCGGGAATCCAGGAGACCGTGGAGATTGTGGTCCCAAGGGACTTGAATCAAGAGTTATGTGTCCAGGGGATCCTGGTGACTGTGGCCTACCAG GTCTTCTTGGTCTAACTGGCGCTAAAGGGGAATTAGGACTCCCAGGCAATTATGGACAATGTGGGAAGAATGGAGTTCCAGGCAGACCTGGTCCACCAG GCCCTCCTGGTGAAGCTGGCCAGAATGGACTTCCTGGAAATCGAGGTCAAGATGGATGCTTTGGGGATCCAGGAGTTATGGGGTTTCCAG GAGTGAAAGGCCTCAAAGGTTTACCTGGTGTTCGTGGGGAGACTGGGACTCCTGGTGTCCAAGGACCAATTGGACCAAAGGGGATCAAAGGTGAACCCAGCCCACCTGTGATGGGGCCTCCAGGACAACCTGGTCAAAAG GGTGAGCCAGGCTGTCCAGGGCATAGAGGGGAAAGGGGGGAAAGGGGTATATGTGGGATGAGTGGGCCCCCAGGTTTATCAGGGGCTTCTGGTGAAAGAGGTGAACCCGGAGTACCAGGAGTTCCAG GACTCCCTGGAGCTCCAGGTGATGAAGGTTTAAATGGGCTTTCGGGTCCACCTGGATGTGAAGGGCCCTGTGGTCCTCCAG GTGTTCCTGGTTCAGCTGGAGATCCTGGGCCACCAGGACTTCGTGGAGACCAAGGCAAGGATGGCTTTCCAGGACCAGCGGGGGATAAAGGAGACAGAGGGT gcccAGCAGTTGGAGCTCCTGGCCCTCCTGGCCTCAAGGGTTCGAAAG GTTCTAAAGGCTGTTCTGGGCCCCCAGGGCCATGTGGACCGCCAGGACCCTGTGGTCCAGCCGGAGATATTGGTCTTCCAGGCCAACTTGGGAAAATGGGGCCACCAGGGTTTCCAGGTCCACCCGGTGCCTGTATCAGTGGCCCAAAAGGGGAGCAAGGACCTAATGGATTACCTGGCCTACAAG GACTCAGAGGACCACGTGGGCCTGCTGGCGACCCAGGTCCAGGCGTAAAGGGAGATAAAGGCAACATCGGGCCCCAGGGGCTTGTGGGATCACCTGGTTGTGTGGGTGACCGGGGAGTTCCAGGGTTGCGT GGTAAGAATGGAGATCCTGGTTTCAAGGGTCCAAAAGGAGACATGGGGCCATTGGGTAATGCTGGGCCAGTTG GCCAAAAAGGAAAATGTGGTCCAATTGGTCCTCCTGGACTAAAAGGTTGTAAAGGAATGTACGGAACTAAAG GGCCTAAAGGGTGTGATGTTGTGGCTCAGGTCATGACTCTCCAAGGAGACCCTGGCTTCCCTGGACAAGTCGGGGGAAAAGGAGAACCAGGAGAACGAGGACCTAAAGGGCTACAAGGTCCAAAAG GAAAAAAAGGTCAAATCGGAAGCAGAGGTGCAGATGGAGTTGTTGGACAAAATGGGACACGTGGACCAAAAGGAGACACTGGCCCAAAAGGAATAAAAG GTTTTCCTGGTTTGTCAGGCGAAGTGGGTCCCAAGGGTTCACAAGGTCCACCTGGGATGAAAGACGGTTTCCATTTTACCAAGCATAGTCAGAAAACATCTATGCCAGACTGTCCTCCTGGGTTAACGCTTTTGTACTCTGGATATTCGCTTCTCTTCATCAATGGAAATAAACGCGCACATGGACAAGACCTAG gaACCATGGGAAGCTGTTTGCAAGTATTCTCCACCATGCCTTTCCTTGTGTGCAATCCTAACAACACATGTCAATATGCCTTTCGAAATGATTACTCCTATTGGCTGTCTACAGACACACCGAAGTCTCCTGACATGGATTTGATATCTGGTGGTTTGTTGGCTGATTATATCAGCAG GTGTTCAGTGTGTGAGGCACCAACTAATGTAATAGCAGTTCACAGCCAGACCACAGAGATCCCAGAGTGCCCTAGAGGATGGCTTTCCCTATGGAAAGGTTATTCCTTTGTAATG CAAACAGGTGCTGGTGCAGAAGGTTCCGGACAGCCGCTGATTTCTCCTGGATCCTGTCTGGAAGAATTCCGGGAGATTCCATTCATAGAGTGTCATGGCCGTGGCACATGTAACTTCTATCCTGATTCCCTCAGCTTCTGGCTTGCAGCACTTGATGGTAGCAGAATGTTCAG